From a region of the Panthera uncia isolate 11264 chromosome B1, Puncia_PCG_1.0, whole genome shotgun sequence genome:
- the FHIP2B gene encoding FHF complex subunit HOOK interacting protein 2B — MLSRLGALLQEAVGARLPSAPSDEASFPGKEALAAFLGWFDYCDHLITEAHVVVADALAKAVAEKLFMEILQPHLLHVSEQSVLTSTALLTAMLRQLRSPALLREAVAFLLGADPQPAAPEDGPRSLCAHLIGHCDHLSDEISITTLRLFEELLQKPHEQVLRSLVLCNLEGRHYVARGSPEPESYEDTLDLEEDPYFTDGFLNSSFQPSAKPPPAPATNSDGKTAVTEIVNSFLCLVPEEAKTSAFLEETGYDTYVHDAYGLFQECSSRVAPWGWPLGPIPLDPHEPERPFFEGHFLQMLFDRMSRILEQPYSLNLQVTSVLSRLALFPHPLIHEYLLDPYINLAPGCRSLFSVLVRVIGDLMQRIQRVPQFPGKLLLVRKQLMGQVPGEQLDHQTLLQGVVVLEEFCKELAAIAFVKFPPHSPHLHLSPPQEGHV; from the exons AGGTTGCCCAGTGCCCCGTCTGATGAGGCTTCTTTCCCTGGCAAGGAGGCCTTGGCTGCCTTTTTGGGCTGGTTTGATTACTGCGACCACCTCATCACAGAGGCACACGTG GTGGTTGCAGACGCCTTAGCAAAGGCTGTAGCTGAGAAATTATTCATGGAGATTCTGCAGCCCCACCTCCTGCATGT TTCTGAGCAGAGTGTGCTGACCTCCACCGCCTTGCTCACGGCCATGCTGCGCCAGCTCCGCTCCCCTGCGCTGCTGCGAGAGGCTGTGGCTTTCCTCCTGGGTGCAGACCCGCAGCCTGCAGCCCCCGAAGATGGCCCCCGCTCTCTGTGCGCTCACCTCATCGGGCACTGCGATCACCTCTCTGATGAG ATCAGCATCACCACGCTGCGGCTGTTTGAGGAGCTGCTCCAGAAGCCACACGAGCAGGTCCTCCGCAGCCTGGTCCTCTGCAACCTCGAGGGCCGCCATTATGTGGCCCGAGGCTCACCTGAGCCCGAGAGCTACGAGGACACCCT AGATCTGGAGGAAGACCCCTACTTCACGGACGGCTTCCTCAACTCCAGCTTTCAGCCCTCTGCAaagcctcccccagctcctgccacCAACTCAGATGGCAAAACAGCAGTGACCGAGATCGTCAACAG TTTCCTCTGCCTGGTTCCCGAGGAAGCCAAGACCTCAGCTTTTCTAGAGGAGACTGGATATGACACATACGTTCACGATGCTTATGGACTG TTCCAGGAGTGCAGCTCCCGAGTCGCCCCTTGGGGCTGGCCCCTCGGTCCCATACCCCTGGACCCCCATGAGCCTGAACGGCCTTTCTTTGAGGGTCACTTCCTCCAAATGCTGTTTGACCGCATGTCCCGGATTTTGGAACAG CCATACAGCCTGAACCTGCAAGTGACCTCAGTCCTGTCCCGGCttgccctcttcccccacccccttatcCATGAGTATCTCCTGGATCCCTACATCAACCTGGCCCCTGGGTGCAGGAGTCTGTTCTCTGTGCTTGTCAGG GTGATCGGGGACTTGATGCAGAGAATTCAGAGAGTACCTCAGTTCCCAGGCAAACTGCTCCTGGTACGCAAGCAGCTGATGGGTCAGGTCCCCGGGGAGCA GCTGGACCACCAGACTCTCCTCCAGGGCGTGGTGGTTCTTGAGGAATTCTGCAAGGAGCTGGCTGCCATCGCTTTTGTCAAGTTCCCCCCGCACAGTCCTCACCTgcacctgtccccaccccaggAAGGGCACGTCTGA